In a genomic window of Pseudomonas mohnii:
- a CDS encoding choline sulfate utilization transcriptional regulator: MYDALGDLSLDLLRAFESAARQRSFTAAAVELGTTQPAISQQIKRLEEQLATRLFDRIYRGIELTEAGTVLFEQVQLGLQQIDAGLSAISAQQQHEVLQVATDFAFAAYWLMPRLHRFHAAHPQVDVSLVTSERSHNMLRTDIDVAVLFGDGRFKQGESHWLFSEEVFPVCSPQLLSERSLPLPAQSLLEFPLLHLRGENSSNWFDWSGVFRELGITSPPAPGQLRFDNYTLLIQAAIGGQGVAIGWRHLVDNLLAQGLLCRPIAETVISRLGYYVVLPQRKRRGALIQQFVDWLMAEQARSAQSLNGLALPSIAV; encoded by the coding sequence ATGTATGACGCCTTGGGTGACCTGTCCCTGGATTTGCTTCGCGCGTTCGAGTCCGCGGCCCGCCAACGCAGTTTCACCGCCGCGGCCGTTGAACTCGGCACCACGCAACCGGCCATCAGCCAGCAGATCAAGCGGTTGGAAGAGCAACTGGCGACCCGTCTGTTCGACCGCATCTATCGCGGTATCGAACTGACCGAGGCCGGGACGGTTCTTTTCGAGCAAGTTCAGCTCGGTTTGCAGCAAATCGATGCCGGATTAAGTGCTATCAGCGCGCAACAACAGCATGAGGTGCTGCAAGTCGCCACCGATTTCGCATTCGCGGCCTATTGGCTGATGCCGCGCCTGCACCGCTTTCACGCGGCCCACCCGCAAGTGGATGTCAGCCTGGTGACCAGTGAACGCAGCCATAACATGCTACGTACCGATATCGACGTGGCGGTGCTGTTCGGTGATGGCCGCTTCAAACAGGGCGAAAGCCATTGGCTGTTCAGTGAAGAAGTGTTCCCGGTGTGCAGCCCGCAGTTGTTGAGTGAGCGATCCCTGCCCTTGCCTGCCCAGTCGCTGCTGGAATTTCCGTTGCTGCACCTTCGTGGTGAAAACAGCAGCAACTGGTTTGACTGGAGCGGCGTGTTTCGCGAATTGGGCATTACCTCTCCCCCGGCGCCGGGCCAGTTGCGTTTCGACAACTACACCCTGCTGATACAGGCCGCCATTGGCGGTCAGGGCGTGGCCATTGGCTGGCGCCACCTTGTGGATAACTTGTTGGCGCAGGGCCTGTTGTGCCGCCCCATCGCCGAGACGGTGATATCCAGGCTGGGCTATTACGTGGTCCTGCCGCAACGCAAGCGGCGCGGGGCGCTGATTCAACAGTTTGTGGATTGGTTGATGGCCGAGCAGGCCCGCAGTGCGCAATCGCTCAATGGTCTGGCCCTGCCCTCGATTGCGGTTTAG
- the aroE gene encoding shikimate dehydrogenase has product MDRYVVFGNPIGHSKSPLIHRLFAEQTGQKLDYSASLAPLDDFSGCARAFFLEGRGANVTVPFKEEAYLLADSLTARARRAGAVNTLSKLADGTLLGDNTDGAGLVRDLTVNAGFSLKDKRILLLGAGGAVRGALEPLLAEQPASVIIANRTVDKAELLAELFCDLGPVSASGFDWLQESVDLIINATSASLSGEVPPIASSLIEPGKTVCYDMMYGKEPTSFCRWASEHGAAAAMDGLGMLAEQAAEAFFLWRGVRPDTAPVLAELRRQLAL; this is encoded by the coding sequence ATGGACCGTTACGTCGTATTCGGCAACCCGATTGGTCACAGCAAGTCGCCGCTGATCCATCGCCTGTTTGCCGAGCAGACCGGGCAGAAACTCGACTACAGCGCCTCGCTGGCGCCGCTCGACGATTTTTCCGGCTGTGCCCGGGCGTTTTTCCTCGAGGGTCGTGGGGCCAATGTCACAGTGCCGTTCAAGGAAGAAGCCTACCTTCTGGCCGACAGCCTGACGGCGCGGGCACGACGGGCCGGGGCGGTGAATACCCTGAGCAAACTGGCCGATGGCACTCTGCTGGGCGATAACACCGACGGTGCCGGCCTCGTGCGCGACCTGACGGTCAACGCCGGGTTCAGCCTCAAGGACAAACGCATCCTGCTGCTCGGTGCTGGCGGCGCGGTGCGCGGTGCACTGGAACCCTTGCTGGCAGAACAACCGGCGTCGGTGATCATCGCCAACCGTACGGTGGACAAGGCGGAGTTGCTGGCGGAGCTGTTCTGCGACCTGGGCCCGGTATCGGCCAGCGGTTTTGACTGGTTGCAGGAATCGGTGGACCTGATCATCAACGCGACGTCCGCCAGCCTCTCGGGCGAAGTCCCGCCGATTGCCAGCAGCCTGATCGAGCCGGGCAAAACGGTGTGCTACGACATGATGTACGGCAAGGAACCGACCTCCTTCTGCCGCTGGGCCAGCGAACACGGTGCAGCGGCGGCGATGGATGGCTTGGGCATGCTCGCCGAACAAGCGGCGGAGGCTTTTTTCCTGTGGCGCGGCGTGCGCCCGGATACGGCGCCGGTGCTGGCCGAGCTGCGTCGGCAGCTGGCCCTCTAG
- a CDS encoding NAD(P)-dependent oxidoreductase, with amino-acid sequence MKNAETPVVKVVLYGAMSSFGSALMAEMLRRQHEVIAILDDLTALAPRPGLRTKTGDLFEAERVKQSVAGSSAVVCLLDAPGLPFNSEHVEKTFVPGPVEQVLAVDALIDGMQAAGVARLFLVGDFAVLDDPEIDDVLQRHAAEEIREALQSSALQWTLVNAPRGVSGLTLEHFSQVSSSLEPGLAEPLNRLSRTAVGIADELRLNLHIGEHVNFIATEP; translated from the coding sequence ATGAAAAATGCTGAAACACCGGTGGTGAAAGTGGTGCTATATGGTGCCATGAGTAGCTTCGGCAGCGCGCTGATGGCTGAAATGTTGCGTCGCCAACATGAAGTGATCGCCATTCTCGATGACCTGACGGCCCTCGCGCCACGTCCGGGCTTGCGCACCAAGACGGGCGACCTGTTTGAAGCCGAGCGGGTCAAGCAAAGCGTGGCGGGCAGCTCGGCTGTCGTCTGTTTACTGGACGCACCGGGATTACCCTTCAACAGCGAACATGTGGAAAAGACGTTCGTGCCAGGCCCGGTCGAGCAGGTGCTGGCGGTCGATGCGTTGATCGATGGCATGCAGGCGGCAGGCGTTGCACGGTTGTTTCTGGTGGGGGACTTCGCGGTGCTGGACGATCCCGAGATCGACGACGTCCTGCAACGCCACGCAGCCGAAGAAATACGTGAAGCGCTACAAAGCAGTGCCTTGCAGTGGACGCTGGTGAACGCCCCGCGCGGCGTCTCCGGGCTGACCCTCGAACATTTCAGTCAGGTCAGCAGCAGCCTCGAGCCGGGCCTGGCAGAGCCATTGAATCGTTTGAGCCGGACTGCCGTGGGGATCGCCGACGAATTGCGTTTAAACCTGCACATCGGCGAGCACGTCAACTTCATCGCGACTGAACCCTAA
- a CDS encoding SulP family inorganic anion transporter — MALPSRHSLFPFLTWLPRQTRASIGRDLIVGLSGAILALPQSIAYALIAGLPPEYGLYAAIIPVLIACLWGSSWHLICGPTAAISIVLYASVSPLAVPATQDYVTLILLLTFLAGIFQWLLGLLRFGALVNFVSHSVVLGFTLGAAVVIAVGQLPNLLGLDLPSQATALDSFINLFRHLDKVDKPSLVLGLATVVVGAILKLLLPRWPTLLITLMLGALLVWLWPAMFGHVQRVSAFTGKLPPFSPLPLDLDLILRLLPSAVAVGMLGLVTSLSIARSLSARSQQLLDANQEVRAQGLSNIVGAFFSGSLSAGSFTRSGLSYDAGACSPLAGVFSALWVALFAIFGASLIAHIPIPAMAGSILLIAWGLIDHRGIRALLRVSRAEFVVMALTCVATLLLELQTAIYAGVLASLFFYLKRTSQPRVQHIREGDEDILRVGGSIFFGASHYLQVRLQRMHGARVVIEAQQINFIDYSGVEMLHQEARRLLRQNRSLTLRQARPQVVEELRKLEGAEKCPIRFED, encoded by the coding sequence ATGGCCCTTCCCAGCCGCCACTCACTCTTTCCGTTCCTCACCTGGTTACCCCGACAAACCCGCGCCAGCATTGGTCGTGATCTAATTGTCGGTCTCAGTGGCGCGATTCTCGCGCTGCCGCAATCCATTGCCTACGCGCTGATTGCCGGCCTGCCACCGGAATACGGTCTGTACGCGGCGATCATCCCGGTGCTGATTGCCTGTCTGTGGGGTTCGTCGTGGCATTTGATCTGCGGTCCTACGGCGGCCATCTCCATTGTCCTGTACGCCAGCGTCAGTCCTCTGGCCGTTCCCGCGACGCAGGACTACGTCACTTTGATCTTGCTACTGACGTTCCTCGCCGGGATCTTCCAATGGCTGCTGGGTTTGTTGCGGTTTGGCGCATTGGTGAATTTCGTCTCTCACTCGGTGGTGCTGGGCTTCACGCTGGGTGCGGCCGTGGTGATCGCCGTCGGCCAGTTGCCTAACCTGTTGGGACTGGACTTGCCGAGCCAGGCCACGGCACTGGACAGCTTCATCAATTTATTCAGGCATCTCGACAAGGTGGACAAACCGTCGCTCGTGCTGGGCCTGGCCACCGTCGTGGTCGGCGCGATCCTGAAACTGTTGCTACCGCGCTGGCCGACCCTGTTGATCACCCTGATGCTGGGCGCGCTGCTGGTCTGGCTCTGGCCCGCGATGTTCGGTCATGTGCAACGGGTCAGCGCCTTCACCGGAAAGTTACCGCCGTTCAGCCCGTTGCCGCTGGACCTCGACCTGATCTTGCGTCTGCTGCCCAGTGCCGTGGCCGTGGGCATGCTCGGGTTGGTGACCAGCCTGTCGATCGCCCGCTCGCTGTCCGCCCGTTCACAGCAGTTGCTCGATGCCAATCAGGAAGTACGCGCCCAAGGCTTGTCGAACATTGTCGGGGCCTTTTTCTCCGGATCGCTGTCAGCCGGTTCGTTCACCCGCTCAGGCCTGAGCTATGACGCGGGCGCTTGTTCGCCGTTGGCGGGCGTTTTTTCGGCGTTGTGGGTGGCGCTGTTCGCGATCTTCGGCGCCAGCCTGATCGCGCACATCCCGATCCCGGCCATGGCTGGCAGCATTCTGTTGATCGCCTGGGGCTTGATCGACCATCGCGGCATTCGCGCCTTGCTGCGGGTCAGCCGTGCCGAGTTCGTGGTGATGGCGCTGACCTGCGTCGCGACCTTGCTCCTGGAATTGCAGACGGCGATCTATGCCGGCGTGCTGGCGTCGCTGTTCTTCTACCTCAAGCGCACCTCGCAACCTCGGGTTCAGCATATACGCGAGGGTGATGAGGACATTCTGCGGGTCGGCGGCTCGATCTTCTTCGGCGCCAGCCATTACTTGCAGGTGCGTTTGCAACGGATGCACGGCGCACGGGTGGTGATCGAGGCGCAGCAGATCAACTTCATCGACTATTCGGGCGTGGAAATGCTGCATCAGGAAGCGCGGCGACTGCTGCGCCAGAATCGCAGCCTGACCCTGCGCCAGGCGCGGCCGCAGGTGGTGGAAGAACTGAGGAAGTTGGAAGGGGCAGAGAAATGTCCGATCCGGTTTGAGGACTGA
- the hemF gene encoding oxygen-dependent coproporphyrinogen oxidase gives MTTRTEAVKAYLLDLQDRICAALEAEDGGTRFVEDAWNRPAGGGGRTRVIENGAVIEKGGVNFSHVFGSGLPPSASAHRPELAGRGFEALGVSLVIHPHNPHVPTSHANVRFFIAEKEGEEPVWWFGGGFDLTPYYGNEEDCVHWHRIAEQACAPFGPEVYSRYKAWCDSYFHIKHRHEPRGIGGLFFDDLNEWDFDTSFAFMRAIGDAYIEAYLPIVQRRKNDAFTAKQREFQEFRRGRYVEFNLVYDRGTLFGLQSGGRTESILMSLPPQVRWGYDWKAEPGSEEARLTEYFLQDRDWLAKA, from the coding sequence ATGACTACCCGCACCGAGGCCGTAAAAGCCTACCTGCTCGACCTGCAAGACCGCATTTGCGCTGCCCTGGAAGCCGAAGACGGCGGCACGCGCTTCGTCGAAGACGCCTGGAACCGGCCTGCCGGTGGAGGCGGACGTACGCGGGTGATCGAAAACGGCGCAGTCATCGAAAAGGGCGGCGTCAATTTTTCCCACGTTTTCGGCAGCGGTCTGCCCCCGTCCGCCAGTGCCCATCGGCCAGAACTGGCCGGGCGCGGGTTCGAAGCCCTGGGCGTGTCCCTGGTGATCCACCCGCACAACCCGCACGTACCGACCTCCCACGCCAACGTGCGGTTTTTCATCGCCGAAAAAGAAGGCGAAGAGCCGGTCTGGTGGTTCGGCGGCGGCTTCGACCTGACCCCTTACTACGGCAATGAAGAAGACTGCGTGCACTGGCACCGCATCGCCGAGCAAGCCTGCGCGCCGTTCGGTCCGGAGGTCTATTCGCGCTACAAGGCCTGGTGCGACAGCTACTTCCACATCAAGCATCGCCACGAGCCACGGGGCATTGGCGGCTTGTTTTTCGATGACCTGAACGAGTGGGACTTCGACACCAGTTTCGCCTTCATGCGCGCCATCGGCGACGCCTATATCGAGGCTTATCTGCCGATCGTGCAACGGCGCAAGAACGATGCGTTCACCGCCAAACAGCGAGAGTTCCAGGAGTTCCGCCGCGGGCGTTACGTCGAGTTCAACCTGGTTTACGACCGTGGCACCTTGTTCGGCCTGCAATCGGGCGGGCGTACCGAGTCGATCCTCATGTCCCTGCCGCCGCAAGTGCGCTGGGGTTATGACTGGAAGGCCGAACCGGGCAGCGAAGAAGCACGCCTGACTGAATACTTCCTGCAAGACCGCGATTGGTTGGCCAAGGCCTGA
- a CDS encoding TerC family protein, which produces MEWLTNPEIWVAFFTLTALEIVLGIDNIIMISILVSRMPKHMQQRTRIFGLALAMVTRILLLLSITWVMRLTADLFVVFGQGISGRDLILFFGGLFLLWKSSQEMYHALEGEDETNDEPSGAGGNFFYTIIQIAIIDIVFSLDSVITAVGMVSHVPVMVAAIIVAVLVMMWASGTISEFIDKHPSLKMLALSFLLIVGTVLIAESFDVHVPKGYVYFAMAFSLAVEAINIKMRTAIAKKKKQPDPVKLRKDIPGQ; this is translated from the coding sequence ATGGAATGGCTGACCAACCCTGAAATCTGGGTTGCCTTCTTTACCCTGACCGCCCTGGAAATCGTCCTCGGTATCGATAACATCATCATGATTTCGATCCTGGTCAGCCGCATGCCCAAGCACATGCAACAGCGCACCCGGATTTTCGGGCTGGCGCTGGCCATGGTCACGCGGATTCTATTGTTGCTGTCGATCACCTGGGTCATGCGCCTCACCGCCGACCTGTTCGTCGTGTTCGGCCAGGGTATTTCCGGGCGAGACCTGATCCTGTTCTTCGGTGGCCTGTTCCTGTTGTGGAAAAGCTCGCAGGAGATGTACCACGCGCTGGAAGGTGAGGACGAAACCAACGACGAGCCGAGTGGCGCGGGAGGCAACTTCTTCTACACCATCATCCAGATCGCGATCATCGACATCGTGTTCTCTCTGGACTCGGTGATCACTGCGGTCGGCATGGTCTCCCACGTACCGGTCATGGTCGCGGCCATCATCGTGGCCGTATTGGTGATGATGTGGGCTTCCGGCACCATCAGCGAATTCATCGACAAGCACCCGTCGCTGAAGATGCTGGCGCTGTCGTTCCTGTTGATCGTCGGTACCGTACTGATTGCCGAATCCTTCGACGTGCACGTGCCAAAAGGCTACGTCTACTTCGCCATGGCGTTCTCGCTGGCGGTGGAAGCGATCAACATCAAGATGCGCACCGCGATTGCGAAAAAGAAAAAGCAGCCAGACCCGGTGAAACTGCGCAAGGACATTCCGGGCCAGTAA
- a CDS encoding DOPA 4,5-dioxygenase family protein, with translation MQRIKGYHAHVYFDASTIDQARALCEQAAQLFPLKMGRVHERLVGPHPDWSCQLAFEPELIGDVLPWLALNRKGLVVFLHPDTGDDLLDHSEHAIWMGAIRPLDLSIF, from the coding sequence ATGCAACGGATCAAGGGCTATCACGCCCATGTTTACTTCGATGCCAGCACCATCGATCAGGCACGGGCGTTATGTGAGCAAGCAGCACAGCTGTTTCCGCTGAAGATGGGCCGCGTCCACGAGCGCTTGGTCGGCCCGCATCCGGACTGGAGTTGCCAGTTGGCCTTCGAACCTGAGCTCATCGGCGATGTGTTGCCGTGGTTGGCGCTCAATCGCAAGGGGCTTGTGGTGTTCCTGCACCCGGACACCGGCGACGATCTGCTGGATCACAGCGAGCACGCCATCTGGATGGGTGCGATTCGCCCACTGGACCTGTCTATTTTTTGA
- a CDS encoding CitMHS family transporter, translating to MLTFLGFAMVITFMFLIMTKRLSALIALIIIPIVFALFGGFAPKIGPMMLEGITKLAPTGVMLMFAILYFALMIDSGLFDPAVRKILKLVKGDPLKVSVGTAVLALVVSLDGDGATTYMICVAAMLPLYSRIGMSPRIMAGLIILAGGVMNMTPWGGPTARAASALHVDPSAIFVPMIPAMAAGVLAILVIAYFYGKRERARLGELHLVGDEIDHSEISVSQFPDARRPKLIWFNGALTLALMCTLIAGLLPLPVLFMVAFSIAMIVNYPCLQQQKDRVAAHAGSVLAVVGLIFAAGIFTGILSGTGMVDAMSKSLLAVIPDFLGPYLAVITALVSMPFTFFMSNDAFYYGVLPVLAEAASHYGITAVEMARASIVGQPVHLLSPLVPSTYLLVALAGIDFGDHQRFTLKWAVLVCMCILVAALLMGIFPLFSTL from the coding sequence ATGCTGACTTTCCTTGGCTTCGCCATGGTCATCACGTTCATGTTCCTGATCATGACCAAGCGCCTGTCCGCGCTGATCGCCCTGATCATCATCCCGATCGTCTTCGCCCTGTTCGGTGGTTTTGCCCCGAAGATCGGCCCGATGATGCTCGAAGGCATTACCAAGCTGGCGCCGACCGGCGTGATGCTGATGTTCGCCATTCTGTACTTCGCCCTGATGATCGACTCGGGTCTGTTCGACCCGGCCGTGCGCAAGATCCTCAAGCTGGTCAAGGGCGACCCGTTGAAAGTTTCGGTCGGCACCGCCGTACTGGCGCTCGTCGTCTCCCTCGATGGTGACGGCGCGACCACTTATATGATCTGCGTGGCCGCCATGCTGCCGCTCTACAGCCGCATCGGCATGAGCCCGCGGATCATGGCCGGCCTGATCATCCTCGCCGGTGGCGTGATGAACATGACCCCGTGGGGTGGCCCGACGGCCCGAGCGGCCAGTGCGTTGCATGTGGACCCGTCGGCGATCTTCGTGCCGATGATTCCGGCGATGGCTGCCGGTGTGCTGGCGATCCTGGTCATTGCCTACTTCTACGGCAAGCGTGAACGGGCGCGTCTGGGTGAGCTGCACCTGGTTGGCGATGAAATCGACCACAGTGAAATCAGTGTTTCGCAGTTTCCGGATGCCCGTCGGCCGAAGCTGATCTGGTTCAACGGCGCCCTGACCCTGGCGTTGATGTGCACCCTGATCGCCGGTCTGTTGCCGCTGCCTGTGCTGTTCATGGTGGCGTTCAGTATCGCGATGATCGTCAACTATCCGTGCCTGCAACAGCAGAAAGATCGTGTCGCGGCCCATGCCGGCAGCGTGCTGGCGGTGGTCGGGCTGATCTTCGCCGCCGGCATTTTCACCGGCATCCTGTCGGGCACCGGTATGGTCGATGCCATGTCGAAAAGCCTGCTGGCAGTGATCCCTGATTTCCTCGGCCCTTACCTGGCCGTGATCACGGCGCTGGTGAGCATGCCGTTCACGTTCTTCATGTCGAACGATGCATTTTATTACGGCGTGTTACCGGTACTTGCCGAAGCCGCCAGCCACTACGGTATAACCGCGGTGGAAATGGCACGTGCCTCGATCGTCGGTCAGCCCGTCCACTTGCTGAGCCCGCTGGTACCATCGACCTACCTGTTGGTGGCCCTGGCCGGTATCGATTTCGGTGACCACCAACGCTTCACCCTGAAGTGGGCAGTGCTGGTGTGTATGTGCATACTGGTTGCCGCGTTGCTGATGGGGATTTTCCCGCTGTTCAGCACTCTATAA
- the choX gene encoding choline ABC transporter substrate-binding protein: protein MQRLSTVLTVGLLALGSASAFADQSCETVKMADPGWSDIAATNAITGFLLDGMGYKAKVDTLAVPITYGGLKDGQVDVFLGNWMPAQQGFYDKFVATGDVTQLAKNLDGTEFTLAVPDYVWDAGVHNFADLNKFADKFDKKIYGIGSGAPANASLQEIIKKNDFDMGQWKLVESSEQAMLAEVSRAVKKQKFVTFLGWTPHPMNVQLKMHYLKGGEQYFGDTGSVHTLTRKGYAQACPNVGKLLTNLSFTQEMENSIMAEVVNKKVSNADAAKAWIKANPAVLDKWLDGVKTVDGKDALPAVKAKL, encoded by the coding sequence ATGCAAAGGTTATCCACAGTACTGACAGTCGGGCTCCTGGCGCTGGGCAGCGCTTCGGCATTTGCCGACCAGAGCTGCGAGACGGTGAAAATGGCCGATCCAGGCTGGAGCGACATCGCCGCGACTAACGCCATCACCGGGTTTCTGCTGGACGGCATGGGCTACAAGGCCAAGGTCGACACGCTCGCGGTGCCGATCACCTATGGTGGGCTCAAGGATGGCCAGGTCGATGTGTTCCTGGGTAACTGGATGCCGGCGCAGCAGGGCTTCTACGACAAATTCGTCGCCACCGGCGATGTCACGCAACTGGCGAAGAACCTCGACGGCACCGAATTCACCCTCGCCGTCCCGGACTACGTGTGGGATGCGGGTGTGCATAACTTTGCCGACCTGAACAAGTTCGCCGACAAGTTCGACAAGAAGATCTACGGCATCGGCTCCGGCGCGCCAGCGAACGCCTCGTTGCAGGAAATCATCAAGAAGAACGACTTCGACATGGGTCAGTGGAAACTGGTCGAATCCAGCGAACAGGCCATGCTCGCCGAAGTGTCTCGCGCCGTGAAAAAACAGAAGTTCGTGACCTTCCTCGGCTGGACCCCGCACCCGATGAACGTGCAATTGAAAATGCATTACCTCAAGGGTGGCGAGCAATACTTTGGCGACACGGGCAGCGTCCACACCCTGACCCGCAAAGGTTATGCACAGGCCTGTCCGAACGTTGGCAAGCTGCTGACCAACCTGAGTTTCACCCAGGAGATGGAAAACAGCATCATGGCCGAGGTGGTAAACAAGAAAGTCAGCAATGCCGACGCGGCCAAGGCGTGGATCAAGGCCAACCCGGCGGTGCTGGACAAGTGGCTTGATGGCGTGAAGACCGTGGACGGCAAGGATGCATTACCGGCGGTGAAAGCCAAGCTCTGA
- a CDS encoding GFA family protein, which produces MNALHTGGCHCGQLRYQFSGPLHDIAHCHCSICRRVSGGTVTTWITLPASAFQWVAGTPTRYDSSATCARYFCGHCGAQLALVTHLSPASIDVTIATLDHPEQAPAERHIWTDNRLPWLHLDEHLPGEPEESI; this is translated from the coding sequence ATGAATGCGCTTCACACCGGCGGTTGCCACTGCGGACAACTGCGCTATCAATTCAGCGGGCCATTGCACGATATCGCCCACTGCCATTGCTCGATTTGCCGTCGGGTCAGCGGCGGTACCGTGACGACCTGGATCACACTGCCGGCGTCCGCCTTTCAATGGGTGGCCGGAACACCGACGCGCTACGACTCATCGGCAACCTGTGCACGATATTTCTGCGGTCACTGTGGCGCGCAACTGGCGCTGGTGACCCACCTGAGCCCTGCGAGCATCGACGTGACCATCGCCACCCTCGACCATCCCGAACAGGCGCCGGCCGAACGCCATATCTGGACCGACAACCGCTTGCCCTGGCTGCACCTGGATGAGCATTTGCCGGGCGAGCCCGAAGAAAGCATCTGA
- the betC gene encoding choline-sulfatase: MKRKNILFIMADQMAAPMLPFYGPSPIKLPNLSRLAAQGVVFDAAYCNSPLCAPSRFTLVSGQLPSKIGAYDNAADFPADVPTYAHYLRRLGYRTALSGKMHFCGPDQLHGYEERLTSDIYPADYGWAVNWDEPDVRPSWYHNMSSVLQAGPCVRTNQLDFDEEVVFKAQQYLFDHIREDGDQPFCLTVSMTHPHDPYTIPKAFWDLYDDADIPLPVTPDQHELDPHSQRLLKVYDLWDKPLPVDKIRDARRAYFGACSYIDSNVGKLLQTLEDTGLIDDTIIVFSGDHGDMLGERGLWYKMHWFEMAARVPLLISAPGQFGAGRVSASVSTADLLPTFVELAGGSLEPGLPLDGRSLVPHLQGQGGHDEVFGEYMAEGTISPLMMIRRGAYKFIYSEDDPCLLFDVHNDPHELEELSQSPQHRQLFDDFLAEARARWDIPAIHQQVLASQRRRRFVADALTIGKLKSWDHQPLVDASQQYMRNHIDLDDLERKARYPQPCQNQ, translated from the coding sequence ATGAAGCGCAAGAACATTCTTTTCATCATGGCCGATCAGATGGCCGCGCCAATGTTGCCGTTCTACGGTCCTTCACCGATCAAACTGCCTAATCTAAGCCGCCTAGCCGCCCAAGGCGTGGTATTCGACGCCGCTTACTGCAACAGCCCTCTGTGCGCGCCATCGCGCTTCACCCTGGTTAGCGGCCAGTTGCCGAGCAAAATCGGCGCCTACGACAACGCGGCGGATTTCCCGGCCGATGTACCGACCTATGCCCACTACCTGCGTCGCCTCGGCTACCGCACCGCGCTATCGGGCAAGATGCATTTCTGCGGCCCGGACCAATTGCACGGCTATGAAGAACGTCTGACCAGCGATATCTATCCGGCCGACTACGGCTGGGCGGTGAACTGGGATGAGCCAGACGTGCGCCCGTCCTGGTATCACAACATGTCTTCGGTGCTGCAAGCCGGACCCTGCGTACGCACCAATCAACTCGATTTCGACGAAGAAGTGGTGTTCAAGGCCCAGCAGTATCTGTTCGATCACATCCGCGAAGACGGCGACCAGCCGTTTTGCCTGACCGTTTCGATGACTCACCCCCATGATCCGTACACCATTCCAAAAGCCTTTTGGGATCTGTACGACGACGCCGATATCCCGTTGCCTGTGACGCCGGATCAACACGAGCTCGACCCGCATTCGCAACGTTTGCTCAAGGTCTACGACCTGTGGGACAAGCCGCTGCCTGTGGATAAGATCCGTGACGCCCGCCGCGCCTATTTCGGTGCGTGCAGCTATATAGACAGTAACGTCGGCAAACTCCTGCAAACACTCGAAGATACCGGGCTTATCGATGACACCATCATCGTGTTCTCCGGCGACCACGGTGACATGCTCGGCGAGCGGGGCCTCTGGTACAAAATGCACTGGTTTGAAATGGCGGCTCGCGTGCCCCTGTTGATAAGTGCCCCAGGGCAATTCGGCGCCGGTCGGGTCAGCGCCTCGGTGTCCACTGCCGACCTGCTGCCAACCTTCGTCGAGCTGGCGGGCGGTTCGCTGGAACCGGGTTTGCCGCTGGATGGCCGCTCACTGGTTCCGCACCTGCAAGGGCAGGGCGGCCACGACGAAGTGTTCGGCGAATACATGGCCGAAGGCACCATCAGCCCGTTGATGATGATTCGCCGCGGCGCCTACAAATTCATCTACAGCGAAGACGACCCTTGCCTGCTCTTCGATGTGCACAATGACCCGCACGAATTGGAAGAACTCAGCCAGTCGCCGCAACATCGCCAGCTATTCGACGATTTTCTCGCCGAAGCGCGGGCCCGCTGGGACATTCCCGCGATCCACCAACAGGTGCTCGCGAGCCAGCGACGCCGGCGTTTCGTCGCCGATGCGCTGACCATCGGCAAGCTGAAGAGCTGGGATCACCAGCCGCTGGTGGACGCCAGTCAGCAGTACATGCGCAACCACATCGACCTCGATGATCTGGAGCGTAAAGCACGTTATCCACAACCCTGCCAAAACCAATAA